The Candidatus Thiothrix anitrata genome includes the window CGTACAATTTCTGCTTCTAATGCTCCCAAACGCACCGCCAAGGTATCAACATCCACGGTGTAATTCGCGTAAGCTTTTTTGATTTGATCTACTGTACTGATTTGCTGCTCAATGGCAGAGATGATTTTACCCGCGTCACCTTGTGATAACGGCGCGTTTTGTGGTGTAGCATCAAGCTGGTACAAACCCAACATCTGATTAACAGACAATCCTATAATCAAAAGAGCTACCAAACCCGCAGGAACAATCAAATGTTTCCAAGGGTGAAGACTAAATGACGCACGGCGTGAACCGTCATCACTCAAACAAATTACTTTCACGGTCGTAAATCCCTCAACTTCCTTACTAGGTTAGACGCGTCGCCATCCTTATAATAGTGGTTATTGTAGCCGATGAACGTATAGACAGCATGAGAAAGATCAACCATTTGATAAATAGGCAAATAGCTGAAAGGCTGGAACAACAGGATAAACTGTCGGCGGAAATCAGTCAGTTTCTGTCGTTGACGACGGAAAACCGCATCTGGCCAATACTGAAAAATCACCGGCTGACACTCTTGACCGATGACCCCCACCTTGCACTGCAAGCTAGGTTTCAGCAAAACACGCTGGGTAAACATCTAAGCAAACGCCTAAACCTCAAAATTAGTGCGCTGCATATTAAATTGATTAGTTTACCGTTTGCAAGCTTTGTGCAAAAAAACAACGGATTTCAATTATCTGACAACGCCGCTCAAGTCGTGCGCAGCATTGCGCAAGGTATCAATGACCATGAATTACAGGCTTGCATGTTGAGGCTCGTGACCACCGCCAATGCGCCACGCCAGCATTTTTAGATCGGAGCTAAAAGGTAATCATTGGCGAAGATTGCCTGCTGTTTATTATCTTCCGTCATTGTGACCATTTCCCATGCATCTTGCTGCTGGAGCAACTCACGTACTAACAAGTTATTGATTGCATGTCCTGACTTATGGGCTTGATAATAACCAATAATACCGTGACCCAAGGTGTACAAATCACCAATAGCATCAAGAATTTTGTGACGGATAAACTCATCGCTGTAGCGTAAACCATCCTGATTCAATACCCGATAATCGTCCAACACAATGGCATTTTCCAAACTACCGCCCAACCCTAAGTTACGGGAACGTAACATTTCCACATCGCGCATAAAACCAAAAGTACGTGCCCGTGAAATTTCACTAGCATACGCTTGCTGGGAAAAATCAATTTCGAGGTATTGCGCCGTCGCGTTTACCGCCGGATGATTGAAGTCAATCTCAAAACTGGCTTTAAAACCATCATATGGCAGTAGTTTTGCCCAACCATCACCACGATGAGCTTCAAGCGGCTTTTTGATACGGATAAAGCGTTTCGGCGACATCAACTCCTCAATGCCCGCCGACTGTAACAAGTACAAAAAAGGCGAAGCACTGCCATCCATGATAGGGATTTCTGGTGCGTCCAAATCAACATAGAGATTATCAATACCCAACGCTGCCAACGCCGATAACAAATGCTCAACCGTGGCAACTTTCACATCATTTTGCACTAAAGCTGTACACAACATAGTTTCCGCAACACGCTCTGGGTGCAGCTCTACCAAGGTAGGCGGGATCACATCGACACGCCGGAATACAATGCCGGTGTTAGAGGCCGCAGGACGCAACGCCATCGACACTTTCTGACCGGAATGTAAGCCAATACCGACAGTTGAAACTACTTGCTTAATCGTCCGTTGCCTTAGCATGATACCCCCGAATAAGATTTTAACCGCGCCGTTCTTAAATATAGACGCATTTTATTGAATGGTGAATTCAAGTAATAAGTGCATAACCCACCAACTTTTCAGCATCCATGCCGGATAGCTCGCGGAACACCTCGTAAGGTGTCTTGAACCCCAGACACTTCCTTGGTCTGTTGTTGAGTTTATGCACAGCCTCAACTACCTGTCGGGTGGTCACGTCCAATAGCCCCATTGCCTTGGGGAAGTATTGGCGTAACAGCCCATTGGCATTCTCATTTTGCCCACGCTCCCACGAATGGTAGGGCTTGGCGAAATACGTTTCGCACCCAATGGCTTGGGCAACTTGCTCATGTTTGGCAAACTCCTTGCCGTTATCGAAGGTGAGCGTGTGTACGTAATCCTTGAAGCCGGACAGTAAGCTAATAATGCTGCTGGTCACTGCCTCTGCGGTCTTGTTTGCCACCGGTAGAGCTAGGCGTAGCTTGGATTTGCGTTCGTCCAGCGTCACCAGTGCGCCTTTGTGACTCTTGCCAATCATGGTGTCCGCTTCCCAGTCGCCCAGCCGTTCACGCTGGTTGGCGACTTCCGGGCGTTCCTCAATGTCCACCCGGTTAGGGATGCCTTTGACACTGCCAGTGCCACTACCATAACGTTTGCGGTATTTCTTCGCATGACGGCGCAGGTTCAGGTATAGCTTACCGCCCGCACGCTTATCCTTCAGCACGTGCTGGTAGATGGTTTCATGGCAAACACTCGCTTTACCATCGGCTTTCAGCCTGCCACTGATTTGCTCTGGACTCCACTGCTGTTCTTCCAACAATGTACCAATGTTGCCCGCCAGCTCTGGGGTCAACTTGACCACCTTGGGCTTCTCAACATGCCGTTGCTGTGCTTTGGCGTGCGCTTGTTTGTGCCGGTAGCCGCGTTGCCCTCGGTTGCGGGTCAGTTCACGGTGGATCGTCGATTGGCTGCGCCCCAAGGCGAGGGCTATTGTTGACTCCGACTCCTTCATCTTGTGCCGTGTTTCGATATAATACCTCTCCTCAGAGGTAAGGTGTGTGTAAGTCATGAAGCTCTCCCGTCAGTGGTTTTTCGGGATGCTTTTTACCACATCTTGCCTCTGACCTTATGAGGAAAGCCGCATCCCGTCTCGATTAACGGGTTATGCACTTATGATACGAATTCGCCAATTTTAACAAACGAGGCGTGAACGATTTTATCCCACACACAGAGAAACCACCTGAAAATCCACCTGCCCAAACAGATTTTCAGGTGATCCTGTATCAGTCATTGCGCCATAAAAAGTGGCTGAGAGCAAAGCTCAGCCACCAAGGGCATGTTTAACTTTTAACAAACACAGCGGGTTTTAATCCGCCTGTTTACGCAAGAACGCCGGAATATCCAGATTATTTTCACCACCTTGACGGGCATAAGCTGGAATATCCAAGACATTATCATAACGGCCTCTTCCTGCTCCGACCGCAACTTTTTGAACTGGTTCCAATTGAACCGGCTGCAAACGTGCAACTTTACTCGGATGCTCAACGGCTTTAGGTGGTGCAACGGCTGCTTTGCCCACATCTTCCAAACCGGTTGCAACGATGGTGACGCGGATCTTGTCACCCAACTCTGGGTTCAAAGTCGTGCCAATAATCACGTTGGCATCATCGGCTGCAAATTGCCCGACCACCGAGCCGACTTCCTCGAACTCATGCATGGTCATGTCCAAGCCGCCGCTGATGCTAACCAAAATACCACGTGAACCATCCAAACGAATGTCTTCGAGTAACGGGCTGGAAATCGCCATTTCCGCCGCTTTGGAAGCACGGTCTTCACCTTGCGCTTCACCAGAACCCATCATGGTAACACCACCACCTGACATCACCGCACGCACGTCTGCAAAGTCGACGTTGATTAAACCTGGGTTGGTAATCAGCTCAGCAATACCTTGCACCGCTTTGAGTAGTACGTCATTAGCTGCCTCAAAAGCAGACAGCAGTGATACGTTTTTACCCAAAGAAGTCAGAAGCTTCTGGTTAGGAATAGTAATCAAAGAATCAACGTACTTGTGCAGTTCGGCAATACCTTCATCGGCAGATTTTTTACGACGCGCACCTTCCAACAGAAATGGACGAGTTACCACCGCAACAGTCAAAATCCCCATATCGCGGGCAATTTCCGCAATCACTGGAGCCGCACCCGTCCCCGTACCACCACCCATGCCCGCAGTAATGAATAACATATCCGTACCGCTGACCAGCTCCTTAATGCGTTCACGATCTTCAATCGCTGATTCACGCCCGATGTCAGGGTTTGCACCTGCACCCAAGCCTTTAGTTAAAGACGCACCCAATTGCAGCACGCTTTTAACCCCAATTCCGGCCAACGCTTGGGAATCGGTATTCGCGCAAATGTACTCAACACCTTCGATACCGGATGCCAGCATGTGCTTGACAGCATTACCACCGCCTCCGCCGACACCGATTACCTTGATTGCAGCACCTTTAGCTGCACTGTCCATTAATTCAAACATGCCCGTATCTCCGACTGTTAAAAGTTACCGTTAAACCAGTTCTTCAAGCGATCCACCCACCCTTCTGACGAAGCAGTATTGGTAGCGTAAGTACGCTTGATTCCATAAGCCTGCTGTGCCATCCCGTACAACAGCAGCCCTACCCCAGTGGAATGGATAGGATTTTCGACTTCACCGTGCAGCCCACTCAAGTTACGAGGCATACCGATTCGCACCGGCATGTGAAACACCTCCTCTGCTAACTCGCGAACGCCCCGCATTTTGGAGGAGCCACCTGTCAACACGATGCCTGCACCAATACGCTCTTCATAACCGCTACGCCGCAGCTCTTGCAGAACGAGTGAAAAAAGTTCTTCATAACGCGGCTCAATCACCGATGCCAAGGTTTGTACCGACAGACTACGCGGTTCACGCTCACCTACACCCGGCACTTCGATCAATTCATCCGCATCAACTAACTGGCGCAAAGCCCGTCCGTAACGGATTTTGATTTCCTCGGCGTGCTGCGTAGGGGTACGTACTGCCACCGCAATATCATTGGTCACCTGATCACCCGCAATCGGAATAACCGCTGTATGGTGAATAGAGCCATTCATAAACACCGCAATGTCACTCGTACCACCACCAATATCGACCAAACACACACCGAGTTCTTTCTCATCCTCTTCCAACACTGCGTAGCTGGAAGCCACCTGTTCGAGAATAATGTCCTCAACATTCAAGCCGCAGCGCTCTACACACTTCACTAGATTTTGTGCCGCACTGTGTGCCGCCGTCACCAAATGCACTCGCGCTTCTAAACGCACTCCGGACATGCCGATTGGCTCACGAATACCTTCTTGCTGGTCAATCACGTATTCCTGAGGTAACACGTGCAAAATACGTTGATCCGCCGGAATCGCTACCGCACGTGCCGCATCCATCACCCGTTCCACGTCGGCTTCGGTTACTTCCTTCTCCCGAATCGCCACAATTCCGTGCGAATTCAAACTACGTACATGGCTGCCAGCAATCCCCACATATACCGTGTGAATCTGCGTGCCTGCCATCAACTCAGCTTCTTCCACTGCACGCTGAATGGATTGAATGGTGGATTCGATATTCACCACCACACCTTTTTTCATACCACGTGATGGATAAGAACCCAACCCAATGATTCCCAAACGCCCGTTGTCATTAACTTCACCGACGAGGGCAACCACTTTTGAAGTTCCCAAATCCAGTGCAACAATCACGTCATGTTCTGCTTTCTTTGACATCATTAACTCCTGCGGCTCTCGCCTGCTGCCTCCCGCAAGCTGAGCGGGGATTGCCTCCATTCCACTGCAAAACCGTTGGTATAGCGCAAATCAATGCGCCGCACGCTATCCAATTTACTCGCCAGTTCCCGCTGAAAACCGACCTTGAACCGTGCGATCCGTCGCTCGTGTTCTTCTGTCCCAATCAATACCTCAGGGCCACCCTTGAGCTTCATCCGCCATGAACCACGGGCATCTTCTGTCAGTTCTGACAATTCCAACGGCAAACCTTGCAACCACTTATTCACGGTAATAAAACGTTCCGCCATTTCCCGCCCCTTGTCTTCGGGGCTATACAGCGTTGGCAAAACTGCTCCCGGTAATTCCGCCGTAAACAATTCGCCGAACTGGTTCATAAGCCGCTCTTTCCCCCAAAACGCCAACGGCACTTGTTCCTCCACAACGACCACCAAGCTAGTCGGCCATGACTTACGCAATGTCACACCACGCACCCAAGGCTGGGTTTCCAAATCCACCACCAACGCTTCCGCATCCAACAAATGCAAATTGGTTTGCGTGTATTTCTCAATAACCTTG containing:
- the lpxC gene encoding UDP-3-O-acyl-N-acetylglucosamine deacetylase; its protein translation is MLRQRTIKQVVSTVGIGLHSGQKVSMALRPAASNTGIVFRRVDVIPPTLVELHPERVAETMLCTALVQNDVKVATVEHLLSALAALGIDNLYVDLDAPEIPIMDGSASPFLYLLQSAGIEELMSPKRFIRIKKPLEAHRGDGWAKLLPYDGFKASFEIDFNHPAVNATAQYLEIDFSQQAYASEISRARTFGFMRDVEMLRSRNLGLGGSLENAIVLDDYRVLNQDGLRYSDEFIRHKILDAIGDLYTLGHGIIGYYQAHKSGHAINNLLVRELLQQQDAWEMVTMTEDNKQQAIFANDYLLAPI
- a CDS encoding IS30 family transposase: MTYTHLTSEERYYIETRHKMKESESTIALALGRSQSTIHRELTRNRGQRGYRHKQAHAKAQQRHVEKPKVVKLTPELAGNIGTLLEEQQWSPEQISGRLKADGKASVCHETIYQHVLKDKRAGGKLYLNLRRHAKKYRKRYGSGTGSVKGIPNRVDIEERPEVANQRERLGDWEADTMIGKSHKGALVTLDERKSKLRLALPVANKTAEAVTSSIISLLSGFKDYVHTLTFDNGKEFAKHEQVAQAIGCETYFAKPYHSWERGQNENANGLLRQYFPKAMGLLDVTTRQVVEAVHKLNNRPRKCLGFKTPYEVFRELSGMDAEKLVGYALIT
- the ftsZ gene encoding cell division protein FtsZ; this translates as MFELMDSAAKGAAIKVIGVGGGGGNAVKHMLASGIEGVEYICANTDSQALAGIGVKSVLQLGASLTKGLGAGANPDIGRESAIEDRERIKELVSGTDMLFITAGMGGGTGTGAAPVIAEIARDMGILTVAVVTRPFLLEGARRKKSADEGIAELHKYVDSLITIPNQKLLTSLGKNVSLLSAFEAANDVLLKAVQGIAELITNPGLINVDFADVRAVMSGGGVTMMGSGEAQGEDRASKAAEMAISSPLLEDIRLDGSRGILVSISGGLDMTMHEFEEVGSVVGQFAADDANVIIGTTLNPELGDKIRVTIVATGLEDVGKAAVAPPKAVEHPSKVARLQPVQLEPVQKVAVGAGRGRYDNVLDIPAYARQGGENNLDIPAFLRKQAD
- the ftsA gene encoding cell division protein FtsA, translating into MSKKAEHDVIVALDLGTSKVVALVGEVNDNGRLGIIGLGSYPSRGMKKGVVVNIESTIQSIQRAVEEAELMAGTQIHTVYVGIAGSHVRSLNSHGIVAIREKEVTEADVERVMDAARAVAIPADQRILHVLPQEYVIDQQEGIREPIGMSGVRLEARVHLVTAAHSAAQNLVKCVERCGLNVEDIILEQVASSYAVLEEDEKELGVCLVDIGGGTSDIAVFMNGSIHHTAVIPIAGDQVTNDIAVAVRTPTQHAEEIKIRYGRALRQLVDADELIEVPGVGEREPRSLSVQTLASVIEPRYEELFSLVLQELRRSGYEERIGAGIVLTGGSSKMRGVRELAEEVFHMPVRIGMPRNLSGLHGEVENPIHSTGVGLLLYGMAQQAYGIKRTYATNTASSEGWVDRLKNWFNGNF
- a CDS encoding cell division protein FtsQ/DivIB — translated: MTQRRRLVPKRATSGFKLKQLPAGWLKLSVVMAVVMVVLGGVLGGRAMLNNPENLPISQIDVQGNLKFIKDEDLRKVIEKYTQTNLHLLDAEALVVDLETQPWVRGVTLRKSWPTSLVVVVEEQVPLAFWGKERLMNQFGELFTAELPGAVLPTLYSPEDKGREMAERFITVNKWLQGLPLELSELTEDARGSWRMKLKGGPEVLIGTEEHERRIARFKVGFQRELASKLDSVRRIDLRYTNGFAVEWRQSPLSLREAAGESRRS